One Drosophila santomea strain STO CAGO 1482 chromosome X, Prin_Dsan_1.1, whole genome shotgun sequence DNA segment encodes these proteins:
- the LOC120455308 gene encoding pyruvate dehydrogenase phosphatase regulatory subunit, mitochondrial — protein MWKLLHCSRNAVSGLPRRRCSPGLSDAVRLASGQTDQADERVLRKRKFQPQQAADLSEELAGQLPVKSRVVICGGGITGASVAYHLGLSGWGGETLLVEQDRVGGELPWTACGLAGRFEPSYTELKLAEYSIDLIKRLAENGLPTGWRPVGSLNLARSWDRMTAFNRMKSQALAWGMRCEILSPEQCAQHCELLSLDGIEGGLWIPEDGVCDPQLVCQAYMTEAQRLGVRIVEHCAIKKIHSEHGKVRSVETTAGDVECEYFVNCTGFWAREVGTLSKPVVKVPLKAVEHHYLHTKPIEGLSPDTPFVRDFDGRIFFRECEGHILAGGFEREAKMVYEDGVIPLSQTARQHPPDWDHFHELLDALLLRVPSFRDATLDRLTNSLQVFSPDCKWILGEAPEIQNYYVAAGNKTMGVSASGGIGRVLTDLITKGSTYLDLHILDISRFLGLHNNRKFLRDRCKEAPGKHFEINYPFEEFQTGRNLRMSPIYPQLKEAGAVFGQSMGYERPNYFDQQDKHDEFGLPRFRIAQTRTFGKPPWFDHVASEYRACRERIGIADYSSFTKYDFWSKGNEVVDLLQYLCSNDVDVAVGSIIHTGMQNPNGGYENDCSLARLSERHYMMIAPTIQQTRSMCWIRKHMPNHLRAKVNVADVTSMYTAICILGPYSRILLSELTDTDLTPKSFPFFTYKELDVGLADGIRVLNITHTGELGYVLYIPNEYALHVYSRLYQAGQKFNIQHAGYYATRALRIEKFYAFWGQDLDTFTTPLECGRSWRVKFNKPIDFIGRNALLKQREEGVKRMYVQLLLNDHDHEVDMWCWGGEPIYRDGVYVGMTTTTGYGYTFEKQVCLGFVRNFDDEGRELPVTNEYVLSGHYEVEVAGVRFEAKVNLHSPNLPTKFPDREREAYQATRDKPDQADLLSYGGGTTVKGTGIPTDGHGL, from the exons ATGTGGAAACTGCTGCATTGTTCGCGAAATGCAGTTTCTGGACTTCCCAGACGGAGGTGTTCACCTGGCCTTTCGGACGCAGTGCGTCTGGCTAGTGGTCAGACGGATCAGGCTGATGAGCGGGTGCTGCGGAAGCGGAAGTTCCAGCCGCAACAGGCGGCGGATCTCAGCGAGGAACTGGCCGGTCAGCTGCCCGTCAAATCGCGGGTGGTCATCTGTGGCGGCGGCATCACCGGCGCCTCGGTGGCCTATCACCTGGGGCTGAGTGGGTGGGGTGGTGAAACGCTGCTCGTGGAGCAGGATCGCGTCGGTGGCGAGCTGCCCTGGACCGCCTGCGGATTGGCGGGTCGCTTCGAACCCAGCTACACGGAACTCAAGCTGGCCGAGTACTCCATTGATCTGATTAAGCGACTGGCGGAGAACGGATTGCCCACCGGATGGCGACCGGTGGGCAGTCTGAATCTGGCCCGAAGCTGGGACCGCATGACCGCCTTCAATCGCATGAAATCGCAGGCTTTGGCCTGGGGCATGCGTTGCGAAATCCTTTCGCCAGAGCAGTGCGCCCAGCACTGTGAACTGCTCTCCTTGGACGGCATTGAAGGTGGCCTTTGGATACCTGAAGACGGGGTCTGTGATCCGCAGCTAGTTTGCCAGGCCTACATGACCGAGGCGCAGCGATTGGGAGTCCGCATAGTAGAGCATTGTGCCATCAAAAAGATACACAGCGAGCACGGCAAGGTGCGGAGTGTGGAGACAACAGCTGGCGATGTGGAGTGCGAGTACTTTGTGAACTGCACAGGCTTCTGGGCACGCGAGGTGGGCACCTTGTCCAAGCCGGTGGTAAAAGTGCCACTAAAGGCAGTGGAGCATCACTATCTGCACACGAAACCCATCGAGGGACTCAGTCCGGACACGCCCTTCGTCAGGGATTTCGATGGGCGCATATTCTTTCGGGAGTGCGAAGGTCACATTCTCGCAGGCGGCTTCGAGCGCGAGGCGAAGATGGTGTACGAAGATGGAGTGATTCCTCTATCGCAGACAGCTCGCCAACATCCGCCGGACTGGGATCACTTTCACGAGCTGCTCGACGCCCTGTTGCTGCGGGTTCCCTCCTTTAGAGATGCCACGTTGGATAGACTCACAAACTCGCTGCAGGTCTTCTCGCCCGACTGCAAGTGGATCCTAGGGGAAGCGCCAGAAATCCAAAATTACTATGTGGCGGCTGGCAACAAGACCATGGGAGTGTCCGCATCCGGAGGCATTGGACGCGTCCTCACCGATCTAATAACCAAAGGATCCACTTACCTCGACCTGCACATCTTGGATATCAGTCGGTTTCTGGGGCTGCACAACAACCGAAAGTTCCTGCGGGATCGCTGCAAGGAGGCACCGGGCAAGCACTTCGAAATCAACTATCCATTCGAGGAGTTCCAGACCGGCAGAAACCTGCGCATGTCGCCCATCTACCCGCAACTTAAAGAGGCGGGCGCCGTTTTTGGCCAGTCGATGGGTTACGAGCGACCCAACTACTTCGACCAGCAGGACAAGCACG ATGAATTCGGCTTGCCGCGTTTTCGGATTGCCCAAACGCGAACCTTTGGCAAACCGCCGTGGTTCGATCATGTGGCCTCGGAATACCGCGCCTGTAGGGAACGCATTGGCATAGCAGACTACAGCTCCTTCACGAAGTACGACTTCTGGTCGAAGGGCAACGAGGTGGTGGACCTGCTGCAGTATCTCTGCTCCAACGACGTAGACGTGGCCGTGGGCTCTATCATTCACACGGGCATGCAGAATCCCAATGGGGGCTACGAGAACGACTGCTCCTTGGCACGCCTCTCCGAGCGGCA CTACATGATGATTGCACCCACCATTCAGCAAACGCGCTCCATGTGCTGGATTCGCAAACATATGCCCAATCACCTGAGGGCCAAGGTGAACGTGGCGGATGTGACTTCGATGTACACGGCCATCTGCATCCTAGGACCCTACTCCCGCATCCTGCTCTCCGAGCTTACCGACACCGATCTCACGCCCAAGAGCTTTCCCTTTTTTACCTATAAG GAACTGGATGTGGGCTTGGCCGACGGCATCCGAGTGCTGAACATTACCCATACGGGTGAATTGGGCTATGTCCTTTATATTCCCAACGAATATGCCTTGCATGTGTACTCGCGACTTTACCAGGCAGGCCAAAAGTTCAACATACAGCATGCAG GTTACTACGCCACCCGCGCCCTGCGCATCGAAAAGTTCTATGCCTTTTGGGGACAGGATCTGGACACCTTTACCACGCCGCTGGAGTGTGGACGCAGCTGGCGCGTCAAGTTCAAT AAACCCATCGACTTTATTGGCCGCAATGCATTACTAAAGCAGCGCGAGGAGGGCGTTAAGCGCATGTATGTGCAGCTCTTGCTGAACGACCACGATCACGAGGTGGATATGTGGTGCTGGGGCGGCGAGCCCATCTACCGCGACGGGGTCTACGTGGGTATGACCACCACTACCGGCTATGGGTACACGTTCGAAAAGCAGGTCTGCCTGGGCTTCGTGCGAAACTTTGACGACGAGGGACGGGAGCTGCCGGTGACTAATGAGTACGTGCTGTCCGGCCACTACGAGGTGGAGGTGGCCGGCGTGCGGTTCGAGGCCAAGGTCAATCTACACTCGCCCAATCTGCCCACCAAGTTTCCAGATCGGGAACGCGAGGCCTACCAAGCCACGCGCGACAAGCCGGACCAGGCGGATCTTCTATCGTATGGCGGTGGGACCACGGTCAAAGGCACCGGAATACCAACGGATGGGCATGGACTGTAG